A single region of the Acidobacteriota bacterium genome encodes:
- a CDS encoding aminotransferase class III-fold pyridoxal phosphate-dependent enzyme: protein MSITRRETTRSRRDCIRTMAAAGGAAALAGCTPNTRAASDTGDQDAATVEAVHFPEGYPPYPSAAATEGAFAEYVSPGNVGVMKAFGTELHFGQREGARVQDAFTKKWYWDCHRNGTLYNLGHRNPDIIAAVKEALHQLEIGNLLLISGYKAKAAEKLIASTGGALTGVTYTASGAESTEVAIRAVRGMTRRTKLVSLEASYHGHTCFALAAGDNPDNHERYLLDFDDFVFVPYNDLDAMTAAVDDETAAVLIESSPAQSGFPVPDSGYFQAVNDICRKNGAKLIIDEVQTGLGATGKFWFWQHHGIVPDIVTTAKGLGGGILANAAVLLAPEIKEWFFDTAIPHSSTFGGNELGCVATAKVCDLTMAPGFLEQVNALAEQFAEGLRGGPYRVNQHGLCMGILSEEMGKMEMTARLFEAGIFTVPAWYTDGGVEFRPILTLTENEADEIIRIFRDTVG from the coding sequence ATGAGCATCACGCGCAGAGAGACGACGCGCAGTCGGCGCGACTGCATCCGAACGATGGCCGCTGCCGGCGGCGCCGCCGCACTGGCGGGCTGCACTCCGAACACGCGGGCCGCTTCGGACACGGGCGACCAGGACGCAGCGACCGTCGAGGCGGTGCACTTTCCCGAGGGCTACCCGCCGTATCCGTCGGCCGCAGCCACCGAGGGCGCCTTTGCGGAATACGTATCCCCCGGCAACGTCGGCGTCATGAAGGCGTTCGGCACCGAGCTTCACTTCGGCCAGCGCGAGGGTGCCCGCGTCCAGGACGCGTTCACGAAGAAGTGGTACTGGGACTGCCACCGCAACGGCACCCTGTACAACCTCGGGCATCGCAACCCGGACATCATCGCCGCGGTCAAGGAGGCGCTGCACCAACTCGAGATCGGCAACCTGCTTCTGATCTCGGGCTACAAGGCAAAGGCGGCCGAGAAGCTGATCGCCAGCACGGGCGGAGCCCTGACCGGCGTCACCTACACGGCCAGCGGCGCGGAATCCACGGAGGTCGCGATCCGAGCCGTCCGCGGCATGACCAGGCGGACGAAGCTGGTCTCGCTCGAGGCCTCCTACCACGGCCACACCTGCTTCGCCCTGGCTGCCGGCGACAACCCGGACAACCACGAGCGGTACCTCCTCGACTTCGACGACTTCGTCTTCGTGCCGTACAACGACCTGGACGCGATGACCGCCGCGGTCGACGACGAAACCGCCGCGGTGCTGATCGAGTCGTCGCCTGCGCAGTCGGGATTCCCGGTTCCCGATTCCGGCTACTTCCAGGCCGTGAACGACATCTGCCGGAAGAACGGAGCGAAACTGATCATCGACGAGGTCCAGACCGGCCTGGGCGCGACCGGGAAGTTCTGGTTCTGGCAACACCACGGCATCGTCCCGGACATCGTGACCACCGCCAAGGGCCTCGGCGGCGGCATCCTCGCCAACGCCGCCGTTCTGCTCGCCCCCGAGATCAAGGAGTGGTTCTTCGACACCGCGATCCCCCACTCCTCGACCTTCGGCGGCAACGAACTTGGCTGCGTCGCCACCGCCAAGGTCTGCGACCTGACGATGGCGCCCGGATTCCTGGAGCAGGTGAACGCGCTGGCCGAGCAGTTCGCCGAGGGGCTGCGGGGCGGTCCCTACCGGGTCAACCAGCACGGGCTGTGCATGGGCATCCTCTCCGAGGAGATGGGCAAGATGGAGATGACCGCGAGGCTCTTCGAAGCCGGAATCTTCACCGTGCCGGCCTGGTACACGGACGGTGGAGTGGAGTTCCGACCCATCCTGACGCTCACCGAGAACGAGGCGGACGAGATCATCCGCATCTTCCGGGACACCGTCGGCTAG
- a CDS encoding serine hydrolase — translation MDRVYRLNRREALATAAGLLGFGSHTPTRSAQRRVREGGSGPRLAELDRMLGEQVEKGFAGSVLVARGREVLHLAGYGLADREAGVPFRPETVSTIGSITKQFTGAAILKLQEQGHLNAGDSVGRFFPEAPARKRAITIHQLLTHTAGLPPALGSDEEYVGRDDYLQEVWRTELRYPPGERHDYSNTGYSVLAAIVERSTGRPYEEFLRGEFFEPLGMHHTGYRLADWSEAHVAAGYRDGRRFGRVIQKQNREAGFSWHLVGNGGIHSTVEDMFRWVKALRGGEVLSAESLGTLFGEHVDEGYGDSFYGYGWVTFQLPSSERMIGHNGGNGFFFADLNFFPNRGDLLYCVLMNDAGHEEVSRTIRQLLLEQPPGARSQEDPQ, via the coding sequence ATGGACCGCGTGTACCGCTTGAACCGCAGGGAGGCTCTGGCGACTGCGGCCGGTCTCCTCGGTTTCGGCAGTCACACGCCGACCCGGAGCGCACAGAGGAGGGTCCGGGAAGGCGGTTCCGGTCCGCGTCTGGCGGAACTCGACCGAATGCTGGGCGAACAGGTCGAGAAGGGGTTCGCCGGCAGTGTGCTCGTTGCCCGGGGCCGCGAGGTGCTGCACCTTGCCGGCTACGGCCTGGCGGACCGGGAGGCCGGCGTCCCCTTCCGGCCTGAGACCGTGTCGACAATCGGCTCGATCACCAAGCAGTTCACCGGCGCGGCGATCCTCAAACTCCAGGAACAGGGCCACTTGAACGCCGGCGACTCGGTAGGGCGTTTCTTTCCGGAGGCGCCCGCAAGAAAGAGGGCGATCACGATCCACCAGCTCCTCACCCACACGGCCGGTCTGCCGCCGGCGCTGGGTTCCGACGAGGAGTACGTCGGTCGTGACGACTACCTGCAGGAGGTCTGGCGCACCGAGCTGCGTTATCCACCGGGCGAACGGCACGACTACTCCAACACGGGCTACTCCGTTCTCGCCGCGATCGTCGAACGCAGCACCGGCAGACCCTACGAGGAGTTCCTGCGAGGGGAGTTCTTCGAACCGCTGGGTATGCATCACACCGGCTATCGCCTGGCCGACTGGTCGGAGGCACACGTCGCCGCCGGCTACCGGGACGGCCGGCGCTTCGGCCGGGTCATCCAAAAGCAGAACCGCGAAGCCGGCTTCTCCTGGCACCTCGTGGGCAACGGAGGCATCCACTCGACCGTTGAGGACATGTTCCGCTGGGTCAAGGCTCTTCGGGGCGGCGAAGTGCTGTCGGCCGAGTCGCTCGGCACCCTGTTCGGCGAACATGTGGACGAGGGATACGGCGACTCCTTCTACGGCTACGGATGGGTCACCTTCCAGCTTCCGAGCAGCGAGAGGATGATCGGCCACAACGGCGGCAACGGCTTCTTCTTCGCCGACCTGAACTTCTTCCCGAACCGCGGCGACCTGCTCTACTGCGTGCTGATGAACGACGCAGGTCACGAGGAGGTGAGCCGCACGATTCGCCAGCTGCTGCTGGAACAGCCGCCCGGAGCGCGATCGCAGGAGGACCCGCAATGA
- a CDS encoding branched-chain amino acid transaminase — protein MPIERSEWIWLDDQWKPWDEATVHLTTHGLHYGSSVFEGIRAYDTGETTAIFRLGAHVRRLFDSCRIMRMDPGYTPDQVEELCIEAVARNRLESCYIRPLIYRGNEEMGLNPTDCSSRLAIYAVRWGRYLGEEAIEQGVDAAVSSWRRFNSNTAVPLGKISGQYVTNQFVSIEARQHGYAEGIMLDDRGLVCEGAGENLFLIRDGVIHTPPLYNSILGGITRDSVITIAQDLKYDVRFQPIAREELYLADELFMTGTAAEVSPVRSVDRIPIGSGSRGEITHHLQEEFFGLVEGRLPDRHDWLTPVPRLAAATSAAGA, from the coding sequence ATGCCAATAGAACGATCTGAGTGGATCTGGCTCGACGATCAGTGGAAGCCGTGGGACGAGGCCACCGTCCACCTCACCACGCACGGCCTGCACTACGGTTCCTCGGTCTTCGAGGGCATTCGCGCCTACGACACCGGCGAAACGACGGCGATCTTCCGCCTCGGCGCTCATGTGCGGCGCCTGTTCGACAGTTGCCGGATCATGCGCATGGATCCAGGCTACACACCGGATCAGGTCGAGGAGCTGTGCATCGAGGCGGTCGCCCGCAACCGCCTCGAATCCTGCTACATCCGGCCCTTGATCTACAGGGGTAACGAGGAGATGGGCCTCAATCCCACCGACTGCAGCTCCAGGCTCGCCATCTACGCGGTCAGGTGGGGGCGCTACCTAGGAGAGGAGGCGATCGAACAGGGCGTCGACGCCGCGGTGAGCTCCTGGCGGCGCTTCAACTCGAACACGGCCGTACCGCTAGGCAAGATCAGCGGGCAGTACGTGACGAACCAGTTCGTGTCCATCGAGGCGCGCCAGCACGGTTACGCCGAGGGCATCATGCTCGACGACCGCGGCCTCGTCTGCGAAGGTGCGGGCGAGAACCTGTTCCTGATCCGCGACGGTGTGATCCACACACCACCCCTCTACAACTCGATCCTGGGCGGCATTACCAGGGACTCCGTGATCACGATCGCCCAGGACCTGAAGTACGACGTGCGCTTCCAGCCGATCGCGCGCGAAGAGCTGTACCTGGCCGACGAACTGTTCATGACCGGCACAGCCGCGGAGGTAAGCCCGGTGCGTTCCGTCGACCGCATTCCGATCGGCTCCGGCAGCCGCGGCGAGATCACGCACCACCTGCAGGAGGAGTTCTTCGGCCTCGTCGAGGGCCGGCTCCCCGACCGACACGACTGGCTCACTCCCGTACCCCGACTGGCTGCGGCAACATCGGCCGCCGGGGCCTGA